A genomic stretch from Procambarus clarkii isolate CNS0578487 chromosome 14, FALCON_Pclarkii_2.0, whole genome shotgun sequence includes:
- the LOC138364687 gene encoding uncharacterized protein, whose amino-acid sequence MEAVKTDPDKEKSVTSLTSQLAQGDEVLFNEGDAVYGRNFVLTCGTSHQSAVQATQPAVQATSLPYKPPACRTSHPACRTSHQPAVQATQPAVQATCLPYKPPACRTSHPACRTSHQPAVQATSLPYKPPACRTSHPACRTSHQPAVQATQPAVQATSLPYKPPSLPYKPPACRTSHQPAVQATQPAVQATSLPYKPPACRTSHQPVVQATSLPYKPPSLPYKPPACRTSHPACRTSLQPAVQATQPAVQATSLPYKPPSLPYKPPACRTSHQPAVQATNLPYKPPSLPYKPPACGTSHQPAVQATSLPYKPPSLPYKPPACRTSHPACRTSHQPAVQATQPAVQATSLPYKPPACGTSHQPAVQATQPAVQATSLRYKPPACRTSHQPAVQATQPAVQATCLPYKPPACRTSHPACRTSHQPAVQATSLRYKPPACRTSHQACRTSHQPAVQATSLPYKTPSLPYKPPACRTSHQPAVQATSLPYKPPSLPYKPPSLPYKTPSLPYKPPACRTSHQPAVQATQPAVQATSLPYKPPSLPYKPPACRTSHPACRTSHQPAVQATKPAVQATSLPYKPPACRTSHQPAVQATSLPYKPPACRTSHQPAVQATSLPYKPPSLRYKPPVCRTSHQPAVQATQPAVQATSLPYKPPACGTSHQPAVQATQPAVQATSLRYKPPACHTRHPACRTSHQPAVQATSLRYKPPACRTSHPACRTSHPACRTRHPACRTSHQPAVQATSLQYKPPSLPYKPPACRTSHPACRTSHQPAGQATQPAVQATSLPYKPLSLPYKPPACRTSHQPAVQATSLPYKPPACRTSHQPAVQATSLPYKPPACRTSHPACGTSHLSAVQATSLPYKPPSLPYKPPACRTSHQPAVQATSLPYKPPSLPYKPPACGTSHQPAIQDTQPAVQATSLPYKPPACGTSHQPAVQATQPAVQATQPAVQDTQPAVQATSLPYKPPACSTSHPACRTSHQPAVQATQPAVQATSLPDKPPSLPYKPPACRTSH is encoded by the coding sequence CCTGCGGTACAAGCCACCAGTCTGCCGTACAAGCCACCCAGCCTGCGGTACAAGCCACCAGTCTGCCGTACAAGCCACCAGCCTGCCGTACAAGCCACCCAGCCTGCCGTACAAGCCACCAGCCTGCCGTACAAGCCACCCAGCCTGCGGTACAAGCCACCTGTCTGCCGTACAAGCCACCAGCCTGCCGTACAAGCCACCCAGCCTGCCGTACAAGCCACCAGCCTGCCGTACAAGCCACCAGCTTGCCGTACAAGCCACCAGCCTGCCGTACAAGCCACCCAGCCTGCCGTACAAGCCACCAGCCTGCCGTACAAGCCACCCAGCCTGCCGTACAAGCCACCAGCCTGCCGTACAAGCCACCCAGCCTGCCGTACAAGCCACCAGCCTGCCGTACAAGCCACCAGCCTGCCGTACAAGCCACCCAGCCTGCCGTACAAGCCACCAGCCTGCCGTACAAGCCACCAGCCTGCCGTACAAGCCACCAGCCTGTCGTACAAGCCACCAGCCTGCCGTACAAGCCACCCAGCCTGCCGTACAAGCCACCAGCCTGCCGTACAAGCCACCCAGCCTGCCGTACAAGCCTCCAGCCTGCCGTACAAGCCACCCAGCCTGCCGTACAAGCCACCAGCCTGCCGTACAAGCCACCCAGCCTGCCGTACAAGCCACCAGCCTGCCGTACAAGCCACCAGCCTGCGGTACAAGCCACCAACTTGCCGTACAAGCCACCCAGCCTGCCGTACAAGCCACCAGCCTGCGGTACAAGCCACCAGCCTGCCGTACAAGCCACCAGCCTGCCGTACAAGCCACCCAGCCTGCCGTACAAGCCACCAGCCTGCCGTACAAGCCACCCAGCCTGCCGTACAAGCCACCAGCCTGCCGTACAAGCCACCCAGCCTGCCGTACAAGCCACCAGCCTGCCGTACAAGCCACCAGCCTGCGGCACAAGCCACCAGCCTGCCGTACAAGCCACCCAGCCTGCCGTACAAGCCACCAGCCTGCGGTACAAGCCACCAGCCTGCCGTACAAGCCACCAGCCTGCCGTACAAGCCACCCAGCCTGCGGTACAAGCCACCTGTCTGCCGTACAAGCCACCAGCCTGCCGTACAAGCCACCCAGCCTGCCGTACAAGCCACCAGCCTGCCGTACAAGCCACCAGCCTGCGGTACAAGCCACCAGCCTGCCGTACAAGCCACCAAGCCTGCCGTACAAGCCACCAGCCTGCGGTACAAGCCACCAGCCTGCCATACAAGACACCCAGCCTGCCGTACAAGCCACCAGCCTGCCGTACAAGCCACCAGCCTGCGGTACAAGCCACCAGCCTGCCGTACAAGCCACCCAGCCTGCCGTACAAGCCACCCAGCCTGCCGTACAAGACACCCAGCCTGCCGTACAAGCCACCAGCCTGCCGTACAAGCCACCAGCCTGCAGTACAAGCCACCCAGCCTGCCGTACAAGCCACCAGCCTGCCGTACAAGCCACCCAGCCTGCCGTACAAGCCACCAGCCTGCCGTACAAGCCACCCAGCCTGCCGTACAAGCCACCAGCCTGCCGTACAAGCCACTAAGCCTGCCGTACAAGCCACCAGCCTGCCGTACAAGCCACCAGCCTGCCGTACAAGCCACCAGCCTGCCGTACAAGCCACCAGCCTGCCGTACAAGCCACCAGCCTGCCGTACAAGCCACCAGCCTGCCGTACAAGCCACCAGCCTGCCGTACAAGCCACCCAGCCTGCGGTACAAGCCACCTGTCTGCCGTACAAGCCACCAGCCTGCCGTACAAGCCACCCAGCCTGCCGTACAAGCCACCAGCCTGCCGTACAAGCCACCAGCCTGCGGTACAAGCCACCAGCCTGCCGTACAAGCCACCCAGCCTGCCGTACAAGCCACCAGCCTGCGGTACAAGCCACCAGCCTGCCATACAAGACACCCAGCCTGCCGTACAAGCCACCAGCCTGCCGTACAAGCCACCAGCCTGCGGTACAAGCCACCAGCCTGCCGTACAAGCCACCCAGCCTGCCGTACAAGCCACCCAGCCTGCCGTACAAGACACCCAGCCTGCCGTACAAGCCACCAGCCTGCCGTACAAGCCACCAGCCTGCAGTACAAGCCACCCAGCCTGCCGTACAAGCCACCAGCCTGCCGTACAAGCCACCCAGCCTGCCGTACAAGCCACCAGCCTGCCGGACAAGCCACCCAGCCTGCCGTACAAGCCACCAGCCTGCCGTACAAGCCACTAAGCCTGCCGTACAAGCCACCAGCCTGCCGTACAAGCCACCAGCCTGCCGTACAAGCCACCAGCCTGCCGTACAAGCCACCAGCCTGCCGTACAAGCCACCAGCCTGCCGTACAAGCCACCAGCCTGCCGTACAAGCCACCAGCCTGCCGTACAAGCCACCCAGCCTGCGGTACAAGCCACCTGTCTGCCGTACAAGCCACCAGCCTGCCGTACAAGCCACCCAGCCTGCCGTACAAGCCACCAGCCTGCCGTACAAGCCACCAGCCTGCGGTACAAGCCACCAGCCTGCCGTACAAGCCACCCAGCCTGCCGTACAAGCCACCAGCCTGCGGTACAAGCCACCAGCCTGCCATACAAGACACCCAGCCTGCCGTACAAGCCACCAGCCTGCCGTACAAGCCACCAGCCTGCGGTACAAGCCACCAGCCTGCCGTACAAGCCACCCAGCCTGCCGTACAAGCCACCCAGCCTGCCGTACAAGACACCCAGCCTGCCGTACAAGCCACCAGCCTGCCGTACAAGCCACCAGCCTGCAGTACAAGCCACCCAGCCTGCCGTACAAGCCACCAGCCTGCCGTACAAGCCACCCAGCCTGCCGTACAAGCCACCAGCCTGCCGGACAAGCCACCCAGCCTGCCGTACAAGCCACCAGCCTGCCGTACAAGCCACTAA